Proteins found in one Chloroflexota bacterium genomic segment:
- a CDS encoding phage tail tape measure protein yields MANDDLGTAKIKVEVDTSDIDAGFDRAKKEAAHGAEQAGDAAQHAWDSSFRKLKSIASDALDAINKDFEQVDFNALESELDDLEASFNGVVPPALDAAIHSLRDSLSDLEADTGQSDTAIDNFRSSLETLERTITDVNKDIEKGLGKSLDGMDNELNAGLEQSLANTDDIAAEAGEASGSAFRDQLMVGITAVAALVATALAGIGVASFDLASQVDQATRDIQASFGLTREEAQHLSDVAVDIFGANFGENFDDVKQALIAVRQQMRGLADDDLQSVTQNAIMVRDVFGIDVAESAAAANVLMTQFGLSSDQAFDFIVAGNQRGLNASGDFLESIQEYAPQLAAGGASASQFFSLLDSGFVNGVLGTDKAADAFKEFRIRITEASDEGAAALNDLGINADDFYAGMATGNITAADGFSLVLASLNQISDPIERNRIGVQLLGTQWEDLGPQVASSLSLTGTSMEDLAGATDSLAVKYESLGMLFQGVWRQVQVDILKPIGDELLAIANTIIPVVSAAISGLGSLLAGEMSFEELATAAYEWGVGIVDQLSAGIIDAASSLIDSLSVIGDTIAYWLQPNSPPKIAPNLDQWGADAATVYMDGWAEGDYSAFNTLSNTIRQQLESMASLGTLPKDGVIPALFGSRAAIADIISSLQTTGDVSEDLFKVLREASPAGESAERLARAFVAVEQASRDVAEAQADLEQATAAVAEAQAELNELTSEYEDQLNPLRDQLDETERQLKALEDAKKAAKLQAIVDSAEASEEEKAIARLELQKLNLEQMIDVKEREKDVAVDAAQAKIDAAKADEDAAQATLATAQAALQAEQERMQATQSALAVQRENNQLVAQQVSILEQLARQQEQATKASGGMAGSARAAAGGLRGLGQSSTDVGAALGHLVGQSTAAATTIDTGLLPTLTNAGANIASAFGAIPEVATSFLAELAPLASELGQWILDAIPLVAAALGKVWQIVVGFIMDNLPTWIATLAQMALALVSWVLDALPVLITNLGNVFTGMITWVLDSVPKWASNLLQLGNQLWQWVVDALPTLGTQLGNVLNALITWIGDTITAVGPRLIELAWAFVSWIVTDVLPALPGKLAEILYALGTFLGNVLIEIVPKLAELGQAFLSWIGDTVLPTIGSKLGEIWDAISTWIGDTAQKALDAAKAIGQNIADGISGAISKGLNGLRSFVAKIINPIIDGINLVIDGMNLVGGNVARIPKLAKGTSYWSGDSAIVSEVGLEWANLPGIGEGLLMPGIYDLPRGSQVFNADTTAAMFQPQASGTTINQYFDAGITAEGIRRVAQQEVTSALTKVGVSASIRQLTRR; encoded by the coding sequence ATGGCAAATGATGATTTAGGAACCGCAAAAATCAAGGTTGAGGTTGATACCAGCGATATTGATGCTGGCTTTGATCGGGCCAAAAAAGAGGCGGCCCACGGGGCTGAGCAAGCAGGCGATGCCGCCCAACATGCCTGGGATAGTAGCTTTCGCAAACTTAAATCGATTGCCAGCGATGCGCTTGATGCGATTAACAAGGATTTTGAGCAGGTTGATTTTAATGCGCTTGAATCAGAGCTTGATGATCTTGAAGCATCCTTTAATGGTGTTGTGCCACCAGCGCTTGATGCGGCGATTCATTCGCTGCGTGATTCGCTCTCGGATTTAGAGGCTGATACTGGCCAATCGGATACTGCCATTGATAACTTTCGCTCCTCGCTTGAGACCTTAGAACGCACGATCACCGATGTCAATAAAGACATTGAAAAAGGCCTTGGTAAATCCCTTGATGGGATGGACAACGAGCTGAATGCAGGCCTTGAGCAATCACTTGCCAACACCGATGACATTGCTGCTGAGGCAGGGGAAGCCTCAGGCAGTGCCTTTCGTGATCAACTCATGGTTGGAATCACAGCGGTTGCCGCGCTGGTTGCAACCGCCTTGGCAGGAATTGGGGTTGCCTCGTTTGACCTCGCAAGCCAAGTTGATCAAGCCACCCGCGATATTCAAGCCTCCTTTGGCCTCACCCGTGAAGAGGCGCAACATCTTAGTGATGTTGCCGTTGATATTTTTGGCGCGAACTTCGGCGAAAACTTTGACGATGTGAAGCAAGCCTTGATCGCCGTTCGTCAGCAAATGCGTGGGCTGGCCGATGATGATCTGCAAAGCGTTACCCAAAACGCGATCATGGTGCGCGATGTCTTCGGCATCGACGTGGCTGAATCCGCCGCCGCTGCCAATGTCTTGATGACCCAATTTGGACTATCGAGCGATCAAGCCTTCGATTTCATCGTGGCAGGCAATCAGCGGGGGTTGAATGCCTCTGGTGATTTCTTAGAAAGCATTCAGGAGTATGCCCCACAATTGGCCGCTGGGGGAGCCAGTGCAAGCCAATTTTTCAGCCTACTCGATAGCGGCTTTGTGAATGGGGTCTTGGGCACGGATAAGGCGGCTGATGCCTTTAAGGAATTCCGTATCCGCATCACTGAAGCGAGCGATGAAGGGGCGGCGGCACTCAACGATCTTGGCATCAACGCCGATGATTTCTATGCAGGCATGGCAACGGGCAATATCACAGCGGCTGATGGCTTTTCATTGGTGCTGGCAAGCCTCAACCAGATTAGCGATCCCATCGAGCGGAACCGAATTGGGGTGCAGCTGCTGGGAACCCAGTGGGAAGATCTCGGCCCTCAAGTAGCAAGTTCCTTGTCACTGACCGGAACCAGCATGGAAGATTTGGCTGGGGCAACTGATAGCCTTGCCGTCAAATATGAATCGCTGGGCATGCTATTCCAAGGGGTTTGGCGGCAAGTGCAAGTGGATATTCTCAAGCCGATTGGGGATGAACTGCTAGCAATTGCCAACACGATTATTCCGGTGGTTTCAGCCGCCATTAGTGGCTTAGGGTCGCTGTTGGCTGGAGAAATGAGTTTTGAAGAGCTTGCAACAGCAGCCTACGAATGGGGTGTTGGCATTGTCGATCAACTCAGTGCAGGGATCATTGATGCGGCATCGTCGCTGATCGATTCCTTAAGCGTGATTGGGGATACCATCGCCTATTGGCTGCAACCCAACTCACCCCCGAAGATTGCCCCCAACCTCGATCAGTGGGGAGCTGATGCCGCAACCGTGTATATGGACGGCTGGGCCGAGGGTGATTACTCGGCATTCAATACGCTTTCCAATACCATCAGACAGCAGCTTGAGAGCATGGCCAGCCTCGGCACACTCCCCAAAGATGGGGTTATCCCTGCTTTATTTGGCAGCCGCGCTGCGATCGCTGATATTATTAGCTCCCTCCAAACTACAGGCGACGTGAGTGAAGACTTGTTTAAGGTATTACGCGAGGCTTCACCAGCTGGGGAAAGTGCCGAACGGCTGGCACGGGCATTCGTTGCGGTTGAGCAGGCGAGCCGTGACGTTGCCGAAGCCCAAGCGGATCTGGAGCAAGCGACCGCCGCCGTCGCTGAGGCCCAAGCCGAACTGAATGAGCTAACCAGCGAGTACGAAGATCAATTAAACCCACTGCGCGATCAGCTTGATGAAACCGAGCGCCAACTTAAGGCGCTTGAAGATGCCAAAAAGGCAGCCAAGCTGCAAGCAATTGTCGATAGTGCTGAGGCCTCAGAAGAGGAAAAAGCAATTGCTCGATTAGAGCTACAAAAGCTCAATTTAGAGCAAATGATCGACGTGAAGGAGCGGGAAAAAGACGTTGCGGTTGATGCCGCCCAAGCCAAAATCGACGCTGCCAAGGCTGATGAAGATGCAGCCCAAGCGACGCTTGCAACGGCCCAAGCAGCCTTGCAAGCGGAACAAGAGCGCATGCAGGCAACCCAAAGCGCATTAGCGGTACAACGGGAAAATAATCAGCTGGTCGCCCAACAAGTCAGCATTTTGGAGCAACTGGCACGCCAACAAGAGCAAGCCACAAAGGCCAGTGGAGGAATGGCAGGCAGCGCCCGTGCAGCAGCGGGCGGGTTACGGGGGCTTGGACAATCCAGCACCGATGTTGGCGCGGCACTTGGCCATCTGGTTGGTCAATCGACCGCTGCGGCTACCACCATTGATACGGGGCTACTCCCAACTCTGACGAATGCAGGGGCAAACATTGCCAGTGCCTTTGGGGCAATTCCTGAGGTTGCAACCTCGTTTCTTGCCGAGCTGGCTCCTTTAGCCAGTGAATTGGGCCAATGGATTCTTGATGCGATCCCCTTAGTGGCAGCGGCATTAGGGAAGGTTTGGCAGATCGTCGTTGGCTTCATTATGGACAATCTGCCCACGTGGATTGCCACCCTAGCACAAATGGCGCTAGCCCTCGTAAGTTGGGTTTTAGATGCCTTGCCTGTATTGATCACGAATCTCGGAAATGTGTTCACAGGCATGATCACCTGGGTCTTGGATTCAGTCCCGAAATGGGCCAGCAACCTGTTGCAATTAGGCAACCAGTTATGGCAATGGGTGGTTGATGCGCTCCCAACGTTGGGTACGCAATTAGGGAATGTGCTGAATGCGCTGATAACGTGGATTGGTGACACCATCACCGCTGTTGGCCCACGGTTGATTGAATTGGCATGGGCCTTTGTCAGTTGGATTGTGACTGACGTGCTGCCTGCGTTACCGGGCAAACTAGCCGAAATTCTGTATGCGCTCGGAACCTTCCTCGGCAATGTCTTAATCGAAATCGTACCCAAACTGGCTGAGCTGGGCCAAGCTTTTCTCAGTTGGATTGGGGATACCGTGCTGCCAACCATTGGCAGCAAACTTGGTGAGATTTGGGATGCGATTAGTACTTGGATTGGGGATACTGCCCAAAAGGCGCTTGATGCTGCGAAGGCTATCGGCCAAAACATCGCTGATGGGATTAGCGGAGCGATTTCAAAAGGCCTGAATGGGTTACGGTCATTTGTGGCCAAAATTATCAACCCGATTATTGATGGCATCAATTTGGTGATCGATGGGATGAACCTCGTAGGTGGGAATGTTGCGCGTATTCCCAAGTTGGCCAAGGGGACATCCTACTGGTCTGGCGATAGCGCGATCGTTTCTGAAGTTGGCCTTGAGTGGGCCAATCTGCCTGGGATTGGGGAAGGCTTATTGATGCCTGGGATCTACGATTTGCCACGTGGCTCACAGGTCTTCAACGCCGATACCACAGCGGCGATGTTCCAACCACAGGCAAGCGGAACCACCATCAATCAATATTTCGACGCGGGCATTACCGCCGAAGGAATCCGGCGCGTAGCGCAGCAGGAAGTCACCAGCGCCCTGACCAAGGTTGGGGTATCGGCATCGATCCGGCAACTTACACGGAGATAA
- a CDS encoding phage major capsid protein, whose translation MKEKIKRLYDEANRAHTAAKAILDEYASTDMSEEKRVQVDAFLDEVDQKSAEAKRLERAIEQERELNAPQNALGNGGLPDGKQTREPAMEEKAFQRYLRSGSRGLTEQERKALRADDDEAGGYLVAPVTFSQALLKFVDDEVFIRQLATVEQLTQSESLGIISLDEDFEDADWTSELATGNESTVKPFGKRALKPHPLAKRIKISNTLLRKSMRPVETLVQQRIGYKFGVTLEKGYLLGDGAQKPLGLFVPSTQGISTSRDVAYTVTSDKTKADSLIDAKYKLKSQYQSSPTTRWIFHRDFVKGLRKLRDANEQFLWQPGLQAGQPDRILDVPFVMSEFAPNTFSATNYVGLIGDIRFYWIVDSLQLQIQTLNELYAETNQRGYIARYEGDGAPMLEEAFVRLQHS comes from the coding sequence ATGAAAGAAAAGATCAAACGGCTCTACGATGAAGCCAATCGGGCACATACGGCTGCCAAGGCAATTCTTGATGAATATGCCAGCACTGATATGTCTGAAGAAAAGCGCGTGCAGGTTGATGCCTTCCTTGATGAAGTTGATCAGAAGAGTGCTGAAGCCAAGCGGCTGGAACGAGCGATCGAGCAAGAGCGTGAACTCAATGCCCCACAAAACGCCTTAGGCAATGGTGGGCTGCCCGATGGCAAGCAAACTCGTGAGCCAGCCATGGAAGAAAAAGCCTTCCAACGCTATTTGCGCAGCGGCTCACGCGGCTTAACCGAGCAGGAACGTAAGGCCTTACGGGCCGATGATGACGAAGCTGGTGGGTATTTGGTCGCTCCGGTGACCTTCTCGCAAGCCTTGCTGAAATTTGTTGATGATGAAGTCTTCATTCGCCAGTTGGCCACGGTTGAACAATTAACCCAAAGCGAAAGCTTAGGGATTATCAGCCTTGATGAAGATTTTGAAGATGCCGATTGGACAAGCGAACTGGCAACGGGCAATGAAAGCACCGTCAAGCCGTTTGGGAAGCGGGCATTGAAACCGCATCCGTTGGCCAAACGCATCAAAATCAGTAATACCCTATTGCGCAAATCCATGCGTCCTGTTGAAACGCTGGTGCAACAACGGATTGGCTATAAGTTTGGGGTCACGCTTGAAAAAGGCTATCTGTTGGGTGATGGCGCACAAAAGCCACTCGGTTTATTTGTTCCTTCAACCCAAGGCATTTCAACCAGTCGTGATGTTGCCTATACCGTCACCAGTGATAAAACCAAGGCCGATTCGCTGATCGATGCCAAATACAAGCTCAAGTCTCAATACCAAAGTAGCCCAACCACCCGCTGGATTTTCCATCGGGATTTTGTCAAAGGGTTACGCAAGCTGCGTGATGCCAACGAGCAATTCTTGTGGCAGCCTGGGCTACAAGCAGGCCAGCCAGATCGCATCCTTGATGTGCCATTCGTGATGAGTGAGTTTGCGCCGAATACCTTTTCAGCGACCAATTATGTGGGCTTGATTGGGGATATTCGGTTCTATTGGATTGTGGATTCATTGCAACTGCAAATCCAAACCCTGAATGAGCTGTACGCAGAAACCAATCAGCGCGGGTATATCGCCCGCTATGAAGGTGATGGTGCGCCGATGTTGGAAGAAGCCTTTGTACGGTTGCAGCATTCCTAA
- a CDS encoding YqbH/XkdH family protein, which translates to MSIYSHFNHRAQIQRATVTQDPYGHDVRDALITIATVPCRLVAKQQAVIQQENSERAIITRYQLLVAPTVDIRQGDLVVVNGQTFEVSEILNRHRQARHHITCEVQKQ; encoded by the coding sequence ATGAGCATTTATAGCCATTTCAATCATCGAGCACAGATTCAACGGGCAACGGTTACCCAAGATCCTTATGGTCATGATGTCCGTGATGCGCTCATCACGATCGCAACTGTTCCATGCCGACTTGTCGCCAAACAACAGGCCGTGATTCAGCAGGAAAACAGCGAACGGGCGATCATCACGCGCTATCAACTCTTGGTTGCGCCAACCGTTGATATTCGGCAAGGTGATCTAGTGGTGGTGAATGGTCAAACGTTTGAAGTGAGCGAGATCCTGAATCGTCACCGCCAAGCGCGGCATCACATTACCTGTGAGGTGCAAAAACAATGA